The Diadema setosum chromosome 8, eeDiaSeto1, whole genome shotgun sequence genome includes the window CCGCCTTATATTTCTACAGGCCACTGCGATATATTTCTTGTGATTATTACCCATTTCTATCGCAGACTTATTCGAAACTGCTGATTGAGTGCAAGTAATCAACAAAACCAGTACTAAAGTAATCAAATAGCAAAGAGAAATCTAAATCTGAGTGTGTTAAAGTGagtaaaaagtgaaaaaacCGTGGTGTCGTTTCAGAGATTGAATGGACACAATGCCATACACCGCCCTCAACGCTGGTTACGATACTGTGCCTAACACCCCCTCTAGGTCCGCAATATGTGTATAAATACTGAATTTTACTCGTGGACAGCTAATTTCATCGAAACAACCATCAAGCAATCATGTCTGGACGTGGCAAAGGAGGAAAGGGACTCGGAAAGGGAGGCGCAAAGCGTCATCGCAAGGTCTTGCGTGACAACATCCAGGGAATCACCAAACCCGCCATCCGCCGTCTGGCCCGCCGTGGTGGTGTCAAGCGTATCAGCGGTCTCATCTACGAAGAGACCCGTGGTGTCCTCAAGGTTTTCCTCGAGAACGTCATCCGTGATGCCGTCACCTACTGCGAGCACGCCAAGCGCAAGACCGTCACCGCCATGGACGTCGTCTACGCTCTGAAACGCCAGGGACGTACTCTGTACGGATTCGGCGGTTAAGAAGCTGACAACGCTCCAGATCTCACACGACACTGGATTACAAAGGCTCTTTTTAGAGCCACCAAACATTCAAGAAAGAAATTTGAGTGATTACTCGATATTCGCTAGTAGTGTCTACTTACTCCTTATTCTCCCTGTACTCTCTTCTATCCCTACCCTGTTCGTCACGGTCATAATTTGGCAACTGCACTAATCCAAATAATGCCAGTACAAGGCAGATACTTTAAGTccattttaaaggcataatttagcatttgcagatgaaacacatACCCAGCaataatgcttcaaaatagttctaaaatgtttaAGGATATAAACAACTAACGTAAAAATTGGAacatgtataatcaatgttaaatattgttaaatgttcaaaatgtgaacagtagttttaatcaaaataaaatgtttccagactaaaaaatcctggtttaatgagaaaaatagtgatacatgtatctctttatattttaggctttactgtaaaaaaaaaaaggttatatggttaggatgttttgtgaggCAACTGACCTACGATTATGCAACGTACGtctcaaaagtgatatcttcaacattttttaaatcactgctccctaAGGTAAACAGGGCCTTTGAGTAATTCCAGGATTTAATTTTCAAAAGCAAAATCCATACATGAAGAGATAACTAAGAGATGAGCGATCCCCAAACTGTTGAACAACATTAGAATTCAGGAAATGCTGAACTGTAGCTTCGTTCAAATCAAAACCCAAAACATCTTTTATAACAACGCAAACATAGTGGCATGTACATAGGATCATGGAGCTacgttgtaggtccatgatgGGTTCAGAAGTAACATCACTAACAACTGATTGACACATAACAACctgcccttcatcgacgtaaatcaTAGGTGCTGGGCTGGTGTACTTTGGCGCATAAATTATCATTGATAAAGGGCAATTTGTCCTAAACTCGTAAATTACATCAGTCACCTCCCTGCGGCTGtgttgatgaagggcaatttgtcaatcggtTAACAATAAACacaactcgacgcaagaattcTGAATTTTTCTTTGGGAAAAACCCAAAGATCCGTCGACACCTCCCTGCCTTTGGGGAAAACCAGACTGGACCTGTTGAAAATATAGTGGTCTCCGATGACACGCTGTCGTCACTCAGTAGACgaatattttgatttgtagaTAGAATGTCGCAATACATTTTACAGTTACATAGGCAGACAGGAAGAAAAAGGAACCTAcgaaaacttgttttttttttttgtataaaagtTTAaagattatcatgattatactagaatagaaacatcagacattttacGTGATGCATCgggagagtaaaaaaaaaaataatattcgtAGGGAATCGAtagttttcattatcatttttggaCTTGGAAAGAAACTCAAAGTATAACCATGGACCTAGGTACGTCCATGGTATAACTACCATCTTGATCAGGGTATATaccattaacttttttttattgaattactgaaactgcactggtcttgcactcgagacacctatatttcacttgacatctatacatatatactaagaaaaaaaaaacaaagtgtaCAATCAAGCAAGATTCAAAATATGATACAGTATAAAGTAGATCATGACTGGAAAGTGTATCAGCATAATCATCTACATAAAAGATATTTCTCAATAACATGTGAAATCGagggaaccgcaaaagcaaagcttgtaaccACGGGTTCCAACCATTGTGAATACATTTTGCAAGGGAGATAGGACACATAGTACTGATGTCAgtacatattgtatgtattataattattatgaaagctGAAATAGTAAGTTACAATTAAAAGGCAAAAGAAGTGaaagaaaagagggagaaaaaaggaggaacaaaaataagaagaatatgaactgagtggaaaaaaaaaccctcgcaTACAATAAAGTACACAAGTATACGAGCATACATTGTAGCTGTATGCccttttacatgtatgtatctcGTACATGTCATGTACACCGCATTCTGGAACCTATTGCGGAAGTAATAAAGTCAATTTGATGGTACATTTTGTAATAGCCAAGCTGTTGACGACACGCCAAACACGGACCTTCACAGCTCAGATTTTACAGACAACTACAAAAAAATATCTCTTTGGCTTCACACAAATAAGGTTTGATGAGGAAAATGATGTAAACAATACATTGCACTCATGAATTAAACACACGTGTGTAGCAAAGTTTATATATACTGCATCTTTTCACTAAAAGGACAAGTCCTCCttcatacatgtggattgagtgaatgcagcaatatagtAGAACACAGTAAAAGTTTGGGGGGGAATCCGTTCtaaaaagttaagaattttttagtacatgtatgtgcacagtcactgctagatgagaagactatacaTGCGTAAATCGATATaacgaaaatataaagagaattcaaaaaatgttatgttttgaaaaacatttcatgaacttgtcactgacatatgttaagagTAAGattattcccctgccttctgaaataGGCAAGTCAATTGCTCTATTATTATGcgggaaaagtgaaaatatacaTGGAATTTTCTTAACTTTATATTATTGTATATAgttatgtgacatcacaagctggaCAATCCCTtatcatccagcagtgactgagcagaaactttaaaaatgcaaaactgTTGAACGGACTGTCCTAaattcctcaaactctcactcatGACTAAGTTCTACTTATATTGCCCAGGAACAAAGTttaacaaagcgatcataataaagtgtgggtcccgcacttactagaatcgctctattttggatatctcagccatttcaaagccaattttcatcaaatacgaacgttgaattcctcgtggaaTTATGCATGCTCtttatttcatatgaggtttctcattttttttttgtatctcacCAAGAAAAATGTTAgtaacctgaaattaggtctcaaccatagctatacgatccctttaatggtGGTGATCATGAAtattaaatgatataaaattaTGTGTAATTGTacatagtaacaataataaaaatgaaagcacTCTATTATACTTACTGATAATTGATATCAGTTGTAGTTATTGAAACTCATATAATACTCATAATTAGGTTTATTTTGACAATTATCAAAATCGAAATTATCAAAACTCCTATAATTTTCGTCATTATACGTGtatctttgtgacatgatatctttgtattcaaaacaaacaatttttcaaagatattattatcattatgataagtCAATTAGAAACTTGTGTACATGTTTTAATTATGCTTGCTTAACACGACTGCGAATGCTCTACATTAAACAATTTTACTGATTACAAGTTCAACCCACATTTATTATCTGAATCAACACCAAGGTTAATCACTATGCTATACAATCTATAGCTGTCCTGATGCACAGTGTGCTCAACGTTGAACTACGTGTACATTCTTCATAATCACGGATGTAATGCAATAACCAACGACCGCATGTGTGGTGAGAACATCCACTGCCATTGTGGCCTGTGGGGTGGAGTGTGATGAACATGGCAAGCAGGCATTCCGCATTGTAGTACACGTAAAAACTTTTACCATGAAGCTACTGTACAAAGAAAAAACCGCGAACTTTCCACGTGCGGAAACAATAGACATATTAATATGACGAAATGCGGAAACTAACAACCTTCGATGGAAGTGCACATGCACATATTACTACACACTGGTGGCTACCAATACATAATTGTGCCTAACGTTTGTATACATTAATACCCACTTTCTTATCCATATTTCAAGAGAGAAAAGTGGAAGACCTACTAGGAAAAGTTCTACCAGAATTCTGCCTTCTCAGATAGACGTATGGGGGAGGTGAAACGGTCAAAAACACCTTCCTGTTCAAACCCTggttctgcaaaaaaaaagcagtttTCCAACGGCTGCCCTTTGTCTCCTAGTACCACCTCGTTGCTTCATTCGCCTTTCTCACTATTACCTGTCCCTTTTTgaatctctctcttcttctcatAGGCatacattattatcatatatttgcGATAGTTTGCTTGTTTATCAATCTACTTATCTAAATCTGTATTGAAATCAATCATTTAGTGAATTTATATATGCCTCTCTCCTGTTTATCTGCATATAAAATTTGGTTATGTGAACGAATGAGTCTGTATATGGGAGCACAAAAAATGTTACGTATACACACAACTTTTACCAGTTGAAATATACTATAATTATTCTCAGGTATTAGACATTTCTTTCAGCCTTTTCCTGATTAGACTGCATAATTCCCTAATTCACATTGCCTCGAGGTCTGATAAGGGGATAAACGTGACAAACATTTTGGAATTTTTGGTCTTACATGCGCTTGAATCGACACTATAGTtgcaaacatgacaaacatattTTGCCTCAATCGCGTCTTATATAATATTTAATGGATATTAAATATTACCATATCACTGCATACTTCGACGATGTGATATTATTTACTGTAACTAGCATATAAGAACAGAAACTCCCTCTGTACTAGTGTACTAGTATCATACAAATCAGTCTCACATAAACCACGTATATAATCAGGATATAATACACGTGTACTATACTATGCATCATACGCACATGAAGCAATCGCAACAAGCGACAAACGAACCAAGTGCAACTGTGCAATGATTTTGGCGGGATATATTTGCATACGTAATTGTTCTGCGCATGTGCGCTACCGAAGCGCTGAATACAGCTTTATCGATTGGCGCTTGCCGTTGTGCAGTGGATCCAAATTTACATACTACCAGTGCAGGTGAATCCTTCCCTCGCATATAAATACTGCGTGTTCTCAGATGCACATCAGTTCACTTTGCACAATTGCAGAACAACTCATTCATCATGCCTGCTAAAGCTCAAGCTGCTGGAAAGAAGGGATCGAAGAAGGCCAAGGCCCCCAGGCCAAGTGGGGACAAGAAGAGGCGCAGGAGGCGAAAGGAAagctacggcatctacatctacaaggtGCTGAAGCAGGTCCACCCCGACACTGGTATCTCTAGCCGTGCTATGTCCATCATGAACAGCTTCGTCAACGATGTCTTCGAGCGCATCGCTGCCGAGGCATCCCGCCTTGCCCACTACAACAAGAAGTCGACCATCACTAGCCGTGAGGTCCAGACCGCTGTCCGCCTTCTCCTCCCCGGTGAGCTGGCCAAGCACGCCGTCTCTGAGGGCACCAAGGCCGTCACCAAGTACACCACCTCCAAGTAAATTGACTCTTGTCGATTTCTTGGACACCAACGGCTCTTTTTAGAGCCACCCAAACATTCAAGAAAGAGATTTTAGATATTCTCAATAACTCTGCGCAAGTACGTAGTCCTTGGAGATTTTAATCTTACATGTAGTATAATGATATAGTAAAGTTCATGAAAGGGGTGGTAAATGGTCGAGACCTAGTTCAGGTTTCTACTTTCtttgagatgatgagaaaccttatgaaaatgtgaaagaacATGCAATTTCAATGGGAACtccatgtttatttgatgaaaattggttttgaaatacatgtagcttagatattcaaaacaacttTACAAGCAAAGGGTGGGACGCACCTTATTAGgttctctttgttttgctttgtttctggatatctcggccatttcaaaaccaatttccatttaaaaaaacaaacttcttAGTACGAGATATGCTCTGTAATGATATTTCGTAAGTGCATGGTTTCTCAGTATCTTATCTATAATAGAAAAAATACAACGTAGGAATGGCAAACCCTCGACGCGATTAGCTCCTTGACGCgatagagttttttttttttttctttttttttttacccgttATTCTTTAGcagtaatacatgtaaatgtatcctatacttttttccttttttccacaAAAGTACTGCAGATCTCATAGAAAACACCATCTCCAAAATTGCGTTGCTGCATTGCAGAAATGGCCCAAACTCTGttttatcaaggaggtactagtacaCAGTGTAGCATAGGCGAGTCTGTAGTAAagtgtacctccttggtttcacCAAGGAGGTTCTCTCATACctacgtacatgtacttggTTTCACCGCCTCCAGCGCGTGTATGCCTCTTTAGCTCTATAAGAATTGTGgtgtggtagtggtggtggtggggggggggggtactacaGTACAATACTTTGGCGTCCCTGTCGAAGGCAAATGATCCATCGAGGTTAATGCAAAGAAAGGTCCACGCTTCTCCCATTCTCTctgtctcgttttttttttatacttttccATTTCTGCACACTCAAAAGCAAAAGACAATAGCTACACTTCTGAAGACACATACATCGATTAGCGTCATATTTATATACGTGAAGATTTATATTGCAATCAAAAACAAGACAAGGAAACAACACGAACTCGAAttaacaatacatgtataaccacacacacgcacagcgGAATGGAAAATTGATATGcttttttaatgtaaaacttTGGAGGGGAGAAGGGGGTTATTGGGTCTAATGAGCAAATAGAAGAAATACAGATTTTATACTCTATATTAGAAAACGTGAATAACATTTCttataatcatgtgaaaactGCTC containing:
- the LOC140231976 gene encoding histone H4 gives rise to the protein MSGRGKGGKGLGKGGAKRHRKVLRDNIQGITKPAIRRLARRGGVKRISGLIYEETRGVLKVFLENVIRDAVTYCEHAKRKTVTAMDVVYALKRQGRTLYGFGG
- the LOC140231974 gene encoding late histone H2B.L3; this translates as MPAKAQAAGKKGSKKAKAPRPSGDKKRRRRRKESYGIYIYKVLKQVHPDTGISSRAMSIMNSFVNDVFERIAAEASRLAHYNKKSTITSREVQTAVRLLLPGELAKHAVSEGTKAVTKYTTSK